The following proteins are co-located in the Carassius auratus strain Wakin unplaced genomic scaffold, ASM336829v1 scaf_tig00007919, whole genome shotgun sequence genome:
- the manea gene encoding glycoprotein endo-alpha-1,2-mannosidase isoform X1 — translation MARFRRKSCCALIALALAVFIITVILKSLSPEDNHSGSQFALKLIPPSRQMEQDNNIVVSAKPVQMMSAEKAGRMENKMQDFPEPNYNVHAFYYVWYGNPQFNGKYVHWDHSLLPHWDPKVASGYPSGRHQPPDDIGANFYPALGPYSSRDPMVLEEHMRQLRTAAVGVLAVSWYPHSMKDDNGEEIDNLLPLVLDAADKYQLKVVFHIEPYKGRDDANMRENIKYIVERYGSHPAFYRYKTSNGKFLPLYYVYDSYLQTPDVWAQLLKPNGMSTIRNTPYDGVFIALLVEERHKKDIQTAGFDGLYTYFASNGFTYGSSHHNWRSIKTFCDYNDLVFVPSVGPGYIDTSIRPWNSQNTRNRIKGKYYETSFNAALEARPQIISITSFNEWHEGTQIEEAIPKTWGKTVYLDYLPHKPSVYLEITQKWARKFSQEQKKWLE, via the exons ATGGCACGGTTTAGGCGGAAGTCTTGTTGTGCACTTATTGCTTTAGCCTTGGCCGTGTTTATTATAACAGTCATCCTAAAGTCCCTGAGCCCTGAGGATAATCATTCTGGCAGTCAGTTTGCATTAAAACTTATTCCACCTTCAAGACAAATGGAACAAGATAACAACATTGTTGTATCCGCTAAACCTGTGCAGATGATGTCAGCAGAGAAAGCTGGTAGAATGgagaacaaaatgcaagatttTCCTGAGCCAAATTACAATGTGCACGCTTTCTACTATGTGTGGTATGGGAACCCACAGTTTAATGGAAAATATGTTCACTGGGATCATTCACTCTTACCACACTGGGACCCCAAAGTGGCCTCAGGTTATCCATCTGGACGACACCAGCCTCCTGATGACATCGGCGCCAATTTCTACCCTGCACTAGGTCCATACAGTTCCAGAGATCCAATGGTTTTAGAGGAACACATGCGACAGCTGAGAACAGCTGCTGTTG GTGTTCTAGCTGTTTCGTGGTATCCACATAGTATGAAAGACGACAATGGTGAAGAAATTGATAATTTGCTGCCTTTGGTTCTGGATGCTGCTGACAAATATCAGTTGAAG GTTGTTTTTCATATTGAACCATACAAAGGACGAGATGATGCAAATATgcgtgaaaatattaaatatattgtggAGCG ATATGGAAGTCATCCTGCTTTTTATAGATACAAAACAAGCAATGGCAAATTTCTTCCACTGTATTATGTATATGACTCCTACTTGCAAACTCCAGATGTTTGGGCACAACTTCTAAAGCCAAATGGTATGTCGACAATCAGGAACACACCGTATGATGGTGTCTTCATTGCTCTTCTTGTGGAAGAAAGGCATAAGAAGGACATACAGACTGCTGGATTTGATGGACTCTACACGTATTTTGCATCCAACGGCTTTACTTATGGCTCCTCGCATCACAACTGGAGATCCATTAAAACCTTTTGTGACTATAATGACTTGGTTTTTGTTCCAAGTGTAGGGCCAGGTTATATTGACACTAGCATTAGACCCTGGAACTCCCAGAATACAAGGAACCGCATTAAGGGCAAGTATTACGAGACCTCTTTTAATGCGGCTCTGGAGGCAAGGCCACAGATCATCTCTATAACTTCATTCAATGAATGGCATGAAGGAACCCAAATTGAAGAGGCCATCCCAAAGACATGGGGTAAAACTGTGTATCTTGACTATCTTCCTCATAAACCTTCAGTTTATTTAGAGATAACACAAAAATGGGCTAGAAAATTCAGTCAGGA
- the manea gene encoding glycoprotein endo-alpha-1,2-mannosidase isoform X2, with the protein MMSAEKAGRMENKMQDFPEPNYNVHAFYYVWYGNPQFNGKYVHWDHSLLPHWDPKVASGYPSGRHQPPDDIGANFYPALGPYSSRDPMVLEEHMRQLRTAAVGVLAVSWYPHSMKDDNGEEIDNLLPLVLDAADKYQLKVVFHIEPYKGRDDANMRENIKYIVERYGSHPAFYRYKTSNGKFLPLYYVYDSYLQTPDVWAQLLKPNGMSTIRNTPYDGVFIALLVEERHKKDIQTAGFDGLYTYFASNGFTYGSSHHNWRSIKTFCDYNDLVFVPSVGPGYIDTSIRPWNSQNTRNRIKGKYYETSFNAALEARPQIISITSFNEWHEGTQIEEAIPKTWGKTVYLDYLPHKPSVYLEITQKWARKFSQEQKKWLE; encoded by the exons ATGATGTCAGCAGAGAAAGCTGGTAGAATGgagaacaaaatgcaagatttTCCTGAGCCAAATTACAATGTGCACGCTTTCTACTATGTGTGGTATGGGAACCCACAGTTTAATGGAAAATATGTTCACTGGGATCATTCACTCTTACCACACTGGGACCCCAAAGTGGCCTCAGGTTATCCATCTGGACGACACCAGCCTCCTGATGACATCGGCGCCAATTTCTACCCTGCACTAGGTCCATACAGTTCCAGAGATCCAATGGTTTTAGAGGAACACATGCGACAGCTGAGAACAGCTGCTGTTG GTGTTCTAGCTGTTTCGTGGTATCCACATAGTATGAAAGACGACAATGGTGAAGAAATTGATAATTTGCTGCCTTTGGTTCTGGATGCTGCTGACAAATATCAGTTGAAG GTTGTTTTTCATATTGAACCATACAAAGGACGAGATGATGCAAATATgcgtgaaaatattaaatatattgtggAGCG ATATGGAAGTCATCCTGCTTTTTATAGATACAAAACAAGCAATGGCAAATTTCTTCCACTGTATTATGTATATGACTCCTACTTGCAAACTCCAGATGTTTGGGCACAACTTCTAAAGCCAAATGGTATGTCGACAATCAGGAACACACCGTATGATGGTGTCTTCATTGCTCTTCTTGTGGAAGAAAGGCATAAGAAGGACATACAGACTGCTGGATTTGATGGACTCTACACGTATTTTGCATCCAACGGCTTTACTTATGGCTCCTCGCATCACAACTGGAGATCCATTAAAACCTTTTGTGACTATAATGACTTGGTTTTTGTTCCAAGTGTAGGGCCAGGTTATATTGACACTAGCATTAGACCCTGGAACTCCCAGAATACAAGGAACCGCATTAAGGGCAAGTATTACGAGACCTCTTTTAATGCGGCTCTGGAGGCAAGGCCACAGATCATCTCTATAACTTCATTCAATGAATGGCATGAAGGAACCCAAATTGAAGAGGCCATCCCAAAGACATGGGGTAAAACTGTGTATCTTGACTATCTTCCTCATAAACCTTCAGTTTATTTAGAGATAACACAAAAATGGGCTAGAAAATTCAGTCAGGA